From Pectobacterium carotovorum, one genomic window encodes:
- a CDS encoding Gfo/Idh/MocA family oxidoreductase produces the protein MIRFAIVGTSWITRQFVDAAHETGKLKLTAIYSRTAEKAQPFQADYMVDTLFDSLEAMAKSDLIDAVYLASPNALHCEQALLFLSHGKHVICEKPLASNRYEVEQMIACARENQVVLFEAFKTASLPNFSVIQQALPKVGRLRKVVLNYCQYSSRYPRYLAGENPNTFNPAFSNGSIMDIGYYCLAFAVALWGEPCTTQASATLLESGVDAHGSVILNYGDFDVTIIHSKVSHSAIPSEIQGEDGSLVIEKVSECHNVKFIPREGKQLDLSQPQHINSMLYEAEVFATLVSDNDINHAELARSRTVSRLLTEIRRQTGVVFPADAAAPGNAE, from the coding sequence ATGATTCGCTTCGCTATTGTAGGAACCAGTTGGATCACCCGTCAGTTTGTTGATGCCGCCCACGAAACCGGCAAGCTGAAGCTCACCGCCATCTATTCGCGCACGGCAGAAAAAGCGCAGCCGTTTCAGGCCGACTACATGGTGGATACGCTCTTTGATTCACTGGAAGCCATGGCGAAATCCGACCTTATCGACGCCGTGTATCTGGCCAGCCCTAACGCGCTGCACTGCGAACAGGCACTGCTCTTCCTGAGCCACGGTAAGCACGTCATTTGTGAAAAGCCGCTGGCTTCCAACCGCTATGAAGTTGAACAGATGATCGCTTGCGCCAGAGAAAATCAGGTCGTGCTCTTTGAAGCGTTCAAAACTGCCAGCCTGCCCAATTTTAGCGTGATACAGCAGGCGCTGCCGAAAGTTGGCAGATTGCGTAAAGTGGTGCTGAATTACTGCCAGTATTCTTCACGCTACCCACGCTATCTGGCGGGCGAGAACCCGAATACGTTTAATCCTGCATTCTCCAACGGTTCCATCATGGATATCGGCTACTACTGCTTAGCCTTCGCCGTGGCGCTGTGGGGCGAACCGTGCACCACGCAGGCCAGCGCGACGCTATTGGAAAGCGGGGTCGACGCACATGGCAGCGTCATCCTGAATTACGGCGATTTCGATGTCACCATCATCCATTCCAAAGTCAGCCACTCCGCGATACCCAGTGAAATTCAGGGGGAAGACGGTTCGCTGGTGATTGAAAAAGTCTCCGAATGCCATAACGTGAAATTCATTCCGCGTGAAGGGAAACAGTTGGATCTCAGCCAGCCGCAGCATATCAACAGCATGCTGTACGAAGCGGAAGTCTTTGCCACGCTGGTAAGCGATAACGACATCAACCATGCGGAACTGGCGCGATCGCGCACCGTCTCCAGGCTGCTGACGGAAATTCGCCGCCAAACCGGCGTCGTGTTTCCTGCCGACGCCGCCGCACCGGGAAACGCGGAGTAA
- the rlmG gene encoding 23S rRNA (guanine(1835)-N(2))-methyltransferase RlmG — protein MSQLELETCNLTLVRYPQVAENSALQAWDAADEYLLRELATMEIAPGPRLIFNDTFGALACGLQAQSPVSISDSYLSQLATRHNLELNGYDADAVTLLDSMADLPDAPALVVIRIPKTIALLEHQLRMLRKVVTPQTRIIAGAKARDIHTSTLQLFERVMGPTKTSLAWKKARLVHCEWAELKVSEQSLTTEWELDGYGYRIQNQANVYSRNGLDIGARFFMQHLPEQIDGKIIDLGCGNGVIGLAALKANPEATVGFFDESYMAVASSQMNVEVNCPQDVERCSFVVNHGLARVKRDTLQAVLCNPPFHQQQAVTDEIAWQMFMDARRCLQVGGELRIVGNRHLDYFHKLKRLFGNCETVASNTKFVILRAVKTGSSR, from the coding sequence ATGAGCCAACTCGAATTGGAAACGTGCAACCTGACGTTGGTGCGTTACCCTCAGGTCGCTGAAAATTCGGCGCTACAGGCGTGGGATGCCGCAGATGAATACCTGCTGCGTGAGCTGGCCACGATGGAAATCGCGCCGGGCCCGCGTCTGATTTTCAATGATACGTTTGGTGCGCTGGCCTGCGGCTTGCAGGCGCAGTCGCCGGTCAGTATCAGCGACTCTTACCTGAGCCAACTGGCAACGCGGCACAATCTGGAACTGAACGGTTATGATGCCGATGCGGTAACGCTGTTGGATAGCATGGCGGATCTACCCGATGCGCCCGCGCTGGTGGTGATAAGGATCCCCAAAACGATCGCGCTGCTGGAGCACCAGTTGAGAATGTTGCGTAAGGTCGTCACGCCGCAAACACGCATCATTGCCGGAGCGAAGGCTCGGGATATTCACACCTCTACATTGCAACTGTTTGAACGCGTGATGGGGCCGACGAAAACCTCGCTGGCCTGGAAAAAGGCGCGTCTGGTTCACTGTGAGTGGGCGGAGTTAAAAGTCAGTGAGCAGTCACTCACTACCGAATGGGAACTGGATGGTTACGGCTATCGTATTCAAAACCAGGCTAACGTGTATTCGCGTAATGGGCTGGATATCGGCGCACGTTTCTTTATGCAGCATTTGCCGGAACAGATCGACGGTAAGATCATCGATCTCGGTTGTGGCAACGGCGTCATTGGGCTGGCAGCGCTGAAAGCTAACCCGGAGGCCACCGTCGGCTTCTTTGATGAATCCTACATGGCGGTAGCCTCAAGCCAGATGAACGTTGAGGTTAACTGCCCGCAGGATGTTGAGCGCTGTAGCTTTGTGGTGAACCACGGATTGGCTCGCGTTAAGCGTGATACGTTGCAGGCGGTCTTGTGTAATCCGCCATTCCACCAGCAACAGGCCGTGACGGATGAAATCGCCTGGCAGATGTTTATGGATGCCCGTCGCTGCCTTCAGGTTGGCGGAGAACTGCGCATTGTGGGGAATCGCCATCTGGATTATTTCCACAAGCTGAAGCGTCTGTTCGGCAACTGTGAAACCGTCGCCAGCAACACGAAGTTCGTCATACTGCGTGCGGTGAAAACGGGGTCGTCCCGCTAA
- a CDS encoding GGDEF domain-containing protein, with translation MNNDLTLKTIKFMPFLFLTTLIVSCLGFRFRVLDELSLFWPANILVFCLMISFRARKGTINGKTLSICTGFLVSYAAMLSAALLMDNNSPLKTKVLLCLCNMVFVVTAWCAFCLMCRLSGKWSTFEKFSKYYVYIIFAATFVGAFSSGVAYGFYAYVYDTGNRYDEFMDWFSEQLGTGIILAFFFLKSKDILRALRNIPLCPKRIGENIFPFLVFIIFLLVSLFFLDASLITLSVIPLTLCAFNYSFPIMSLLCAITGVILNYLYINQVGILINSNSEAYINSFLTTARLNIAMLIMAMLSVSHFVSMNRRLIKIIESNSLKDALTNTFNRRAFLSMLNGRQSALAYKKKRPLTLLFLDIDYFKQVNDTYGHACGDELIASFARMLSTAIRPSDILCRWGGEEFVIVAYDLTAEQSEAMAEALRHLTESTALMLSDGREIHFTTSIGVAMFAQYGGGNIYDAIGLADEQLYKAKAQGRNRVCLRLVEEA, from the coding sequence ATGAATAACGATTTGACGTTAAAAACCATAAAATTCATGCCGTTTCTGTTCTTGACCACCCTCATCGTGAGCTGTCTGGGATTTCGGTTCCGGGTGTTGGATGAGCTGTCGCTGTTTTGGCCCGCCAATATTCTGGTTTTTTGCCTCATGATTAGTTTCAGAGCCAGAAAAGGGACGATCAACGGTAAAACTCTGTCTATCTGTACCGGTTTTTTGGTGAGTTATGCGGCGATGCTGTCGGCAGCGCTACTGATGGACAATAACTCTCCGTTAAAAACCAAGGTGTTGCTATGTTTGTGCAATATGGTCTTTGTGGTGACGGCCTGGTGCGCCTTTTGCCTGATGTGTCGGCTTAGCGGGAAATGGTCGACATTTGAAAAATTCAGCAAATATTACGTTTATATTATTTTCGCAGCGACGTTTGTCGGCGCGTTCTCATCCGGCGTGGCGTATGGGTTTTATGCGTATGTTTACGATACAGGGAACCGCTATGACGAGTTTATGGACTGGTTCAGTGAGCAATTGGGAACCGGTATTATCCTCGCGTTTTTTTTCCTGAAAAGTAAGGATATCCTGCGAGCGCTGCGGAATATTCCGCTCTGCCCGAAGCGCATCGGAGAGAATATCTTCCCCTTTCTGGTCTTTATTATTTTCTTATTGGTGAGCTTATTTTTTCTGGATGCCAGCCTGATTACGCTGTCTGTTATTCCGCTCACGCTGTGTGCATTCAATTACTCTTTCCCGATCATGTCGCTGCTCTGTGCGATTACGGGCGTAATACTGAATTATCTCTATATTAATCAGGTCGGTATACTCATCAATTCAAATTCTGAAGCGTACATTAACTCGTTTCTGACCACGGCGCGGCTGAATATTGCGATGCTCATTATGGCGATGTTAAGCGTCTCTCATTTTGTCTCGATGAACCGACGGCTGATTAAAATTATCGAAAGTAACAGCCTGAAAGATGCGCTCACGAATACTTTCAACCGTCGGGCGTTTCTCAGTATGTTGAACGGGAGGCAGAGCGCGCTGGCGTATAAGAAAAAGCGCCCGTTAACGCTGCTATTTCTGGATATCGATTATTTTAAACAGGTTAACGATACCTACGGCCATGCCTGCGGCGATGAATTAATTGCCAGCTTTGCCCGTATGCTGAGCACCGCCATTCGGCCGAGCGACATTCTTTGCCGCTGGGGTGGGGAAGAGTTCGTTATTGTGGCGTATGACCTGACGGCTGAGCAATCCGAAGCGATGGCCGAAGCGCTGCGGCATCTTACGGAATCCACGGCGTTGATGTTGTCCGATGGGCGGGAAATCCATTTTACGACCAGCATTGGTGTTGCCATGTTTGCCCAGTATGGGGGGGGCAATATTTACGATGCTATCGGGCTGGCGGACGAGCAGTTGTACAAAGCGAAAGCGCAGGGGCGTAATCGTGTTTGTCTGCGTCTGGTCGAGGAAGCCTGA
- the spy gene encoding ATP-independent periplasmic protein-refolding chaperone Spy, translating into MRKLTAMLVASSLALGAAGIAHANEAPKGPGPEHKMMMKEGREHRGMMGPDAMFKELNLTEAQKQQIKDIMKESREKMHKAMQDDRRDMHNLVASDTFDAAKAQAQLDKADAAHKARMLNGLETKNKIYNVLTPEQKKQYNDSFEKRLTQPPKADGKPVPAE; encoded by the coding sequence ATGCGTAAACTCACTGCAATGCTGGTTGCTTCTTCTTTGGCATTGGGCGCGGCAGGTATCGCGCATGCTAATGAAGCGCCGAAAGGTCCTGGCCCGGAACACAAGATGATGATGAAAGAGGGTCGGGAGCATCGTGGCATGATGGGGCCGGATGCGATGTTTAAGGAGCTGAATTTGACGGAAGCGCAGAAGCAGCAAATTAAAGACATCATGAAAGAGTCCCGCGAGAAAATGCACAAAGCGATGCAAGACGATCGTCGTGACATGCATAACCTGGTTGCATCAGATACCTTTGATGCTGCAAAAGCACAGGCACAGCTGGATAAAGCCGACGCGGCACACAAGGCCAGAATGCTTAACGGACTGGAAACCAAGAACAAGATTTACAACGTTCTGACGCCAGAACAGAAGAAACAGTACAACGACAGCTTTGAAAAACGCCTGACTCAACCGCCAAAAGCTGACGGCAAGCCTGTTCCTGCGGAATAA
- a CDS encoding 6-phospho-beta-glucosidase, giving the protein MKAFPDGFLWGGSVAANQVEGAWNEDGKGVSTSDLQLKGVHGPVTERDESISCIKDRAIDFYHQYPQDIQLFAEMGFKVLRTSIAWTRIYPEGDEAEPCEAGLAFYDRLFDEMAKHQIQPLITLSHYEMPYGMVKKLGGWGNRAVIDHFEKYARTVFSRYKDKVKYWLTFNEINMALHSPFTGIGLDGEPSKQEIYQAIHHQLVASARAVKACHDLIPDAKIGNMLLGAVRYPMTCHPKDVLEAQNKNREWLFFGDVQVRGTYPAWIQRYFRENGVELTITAQDKDDLSHTVDFVSFSYYMSGCATFEPEKYQSSRGNIIRLIPNPHLEASEWGWQIDPEGLRFLLNELYDRYQKPLFIVENGLGARDVVEEDGSIHDSYRIDYLRRHLIQVREAIDDGVELLGYTSWGPIDLVSAGTAQMSKRYGFIHVDRDDDGKGTLERRRKDSFYWYQDVINSNGKSL; this is encoded by the coding sequence ATGAAAGCATTCCCCGACGGATTTTTATGGGGCGGTTCAGTTGCAGCAAACCAGGTTGAAGGCGCATGGAATGAAGACGGTAAAGGCGTATCCACCTCCGATCTTCAGCTAAAGGGCGTACATGGTCCAGTGACGGAACGCGATGAGAGCATTAGCTGCATCAAAGATCGGGCCATCGATTTTTATCATCAATACCCGCAGGATATTCAGCTGTTTGCCGAAATGGGGTTCAAGGTGTTGCGCACTTCAATCGCCTGGACGCGCATTTACCCCGAAGGGGATGAAGCAGAGCCCTGCGAAGCCGGTTTGGCCTTCTACGATCGTCTGTTCGATGAAATGGCAAAGCACCAGATTCAGCCGCTAATTACGCTGTCGCATTATGAAATGCCTTACGGTATGGTGAAAAAACTGGGGGGCTGGGGCAACCGTGCCGTCATCGACCATTTTGAGAAGTATGCCCGTACCGTTTTCAGCCGCTACAAAGACAAGGTGAAATACTGGCTGACCTTCAATGAAATCAACATGGCGCTGCATTCGCCCTTTACGGGCATCGGGCTGGACGGAGAACCCTCGAAGCAGGAAATTTATCAGGCTATTCACCACCAGCTGGTTGCCAGCGCACGCGCGGTGAAAGCCTGTCATGACCTTATCCCGGATGCAAAAATCGGCAACATGCTATTGGGCGCGGTACGCTACCCCATGACCTGCCATCCGAAAGATGTGCTGGAAGCACAGAACAAGAACCGTGAATGGCTGTTCTTCGGTGATGTGCAGGTACGCGGCACCTATCCGGCCTGGATCCAGCGCTATTTCCGGGAAAATGGCGTCGAACTCACCATTACCGCGCAGGACAAAGACGATCTGAGCCACACCGTAGACTTTGTCTCCTTCAGCTATTACATGAGCGGCTGCGCGACCTTCGAGCCAGAGAAATATCAGTCCTCACGCGGCAATATCATCCGCCTGATTCCTAACCCGCACCTTGAGGCCTCCGAATGGGGCTGGCAGATTGACCCCGAAGGCCTGCGCTTCCTGCTGAACGAACTGTATGACCGCTATCAGAAACCGCTGTTCATCGTGGAAAACGGGTTAGGCGCACGCGATGTGGTGGAAGAAGATGGCAGCATTCACGACAGCTACCGTATTGATTACCTGCGTCGCCATCTCATTCAGGTGCGTGAAGCTATCGACGATGGCGTCGAGCTGCTGGGCTACACCAGTTGGGGGCCGATCGATCTGGTCAGCGCGGGAACGGCACAGATGTCAAAACGCTACGGCTTTATTCATGTGGATCGCGATGATGACGGTAAAGGCACACTGGAGCGTCGGCGCAAAGACAGCTTCTACTGGTATCAGGATGTGATTAACAGCAACGGAAAATCGCTGTAA
- a CDS encoding NADPH-dependent 2,4-dienoyl-CoA reductase — MTAYPTLLSPLDLGFTTLKNRVVMGSMHTGLEEHPDGTERLAAFYRERAQGGVGLIVTGGIAPNAKGAVAKGGATLHDEAQLAHHQVLTQAVHEAGGKIALQILHAGRYSYQPDLVAPSAIQAPINRFAPREMSTQDIVQTIDDFARCAALAKQAGYDGVEIMGSEGYLINQFLVTHTNHRDDEWGGDFQRRSRFALEIVRAVRERTGPDFILIYRLSMLDLIEEGSSWQEIVQLAQAVEQAGATLINTGIGWHEARIPTIATLVPRGAFGWVTQKLMGKVRIPLITTNRINDPGVAEQLLAEGCADMVSMARPFLADADLVAKAQSGRSDEINTCIGCNQACLDQIFAGKVTSCLVNPRACHETELPIQPARVGKRFAVVGAGPAGMAFAVNAAARGHQVTLFESSSYIGGQFNIAKQIPGKAEFYETLRYYRRQLELLGVTLRLSTQATPTDLLSFDDVILACGIVPRIPAIAGIDHPSVLSYLDVLRDKKPVGKRVAIIGAGGIGFDTAHYLLNDNSLLSKNHRLNPQPSQAGNANFYAEWGIDTQLQHRGGLLPHQPGGLPHQRDITLLQRKTGKPGENLGKTTGWIHRTTLLRHGVTLLGGVEYHHIDDEGLHIIHDQQMRCLPVDNIIICAGQEPNRKLYDPLLAAGCHVHLIGGADVAQELDARRAIDQATRLALTL, encoded by the coding sequence ATGACTGCCTACCCCACGCTGCTTTCCCCGCTCGATCTTGGTTTCACGACGTTAAAGAACCGCGTGGTGATGGGATCCATGCATACCGGTCTGGAAGAACACCCGGACGGCACCGAAAGGCTGGCGGCATTTTACCGCGAACGGGCGCAGGGCGGCGTTGGCCTGATTGTTACAGGCGGTATCGCGCCAAACGCCAAAGGTGCTGTTGCCAAAGGCGGTGCGACCCTGCATGACGAGGCGCAGCTCGCACATCATCAGGTGTTGACGCAGGCCGTACATGAAGCGGGCGGGAAAATTGCGCTGCAAATTCTCCACGCCGGACGCTACAGCTATCAGCCCGATCTGGTCGCGCCATCGGCGATTCAGGCACCGATTAACCGCTTTGCACCACGGGAAATGAGTACGCAGGATATTGTGCAAACCATCGATGATTTTGCCCGTTGCGCGGCGCTGGCGAAGCAGGCGGGCTACGATGGTGTGGAAATTATGGGGTCGGAAGGCTACCTGATTAATCAGTTCCTGGTCACACACACCAACCATCGCGATGACGAATGGGGCGGTGATTTTCAACGCCGCAGCCGCTTTGCGCTTGAGATTGTTCGCGCCGTGCGGGAACGAACGGGGCCGGACTTCATCCTGATTTACCGTTTATCCATGCTTGACCTGATAGAAGAAGGCTCAAGCTGGCAAGAAATTGTGCAGTTGGCGCAGGCAGTTGAGCAGGCTGGCGCTACCCTCATAAATACCGGCATCGGCTGGCATGAAGCACGTATTCCAACTATCGCCACGCTGGTGCCGCGCGGCGCATTCGGCTGGGTCACGCAGAAGCTGATGGGGAAAGTCCGCATCCCACTGATTACCACCAACCGCATCAACGATCCCGGCGTGGCAGAACAACTGCTGGCCGAAGGCTGTGCCGACATGGTGTCGATGGCCCGCCCTTTTCTCGCCGATGCCGATCTGGTGGCAAAAGCGCAGTCGGGGCGCAGCGATGAAATCAATACCTGCATCGGCTGCAATCAGGCCTGCCTCGATCAGATTTTTGCCGGAAAGGTCACATCCTGTCTGGTCAACCCACGTGCCTGTCACGAAACCGAGCTGCCTATCCAGCCCGCCAGGGTCGGTAAACGCTTTGCGGTGGTCGGCGCTGGGCCTGCTGGCATGGCCTTTGCCGTCAACGCTGCCGCACGTGGCCATCAGGTTACGCTGTTTGAATCTTCTTCCTATATAGGCGGACAGTTCAATATTGCCAAACAGATCCCCGGCAAAGCCGAATTTTATGAAACGTTACGCTACTACCGTCGACAGCTCGAACTGCTCGGCGTCACGCTTCGCCTGAGCACGCAGGCGACCCCCACCGATTTACTCAGTTTTGATGACGTGATTCTGGCCTGTGGCATCGTGCCGCGTATTCCCGCGATTGCAGGTATCGATCACCCTAGCGTGCTGAGCTATCTGGACGTGCTACGCGACAAAAAACCCGTCGGCAAGCGGGTCGCCATTATCGGCGCTGGCGGCATCGGTTTTGATACCGCGCACTATCTTCTTAACGATAATAGTCTTCTTAGCAAGAACCATCGTCTTAATCCCCAGCCTTCTCAAGCGGGAAACGCTAACTTTTATGCGGAATGGGGCATTGATACGCAGTTGCAGCACCGAGGTGGCCTGCTGCCTCATCAGCCGGGTGGGCTTCCCCACCAGCGAGACATTACGTTATTACAGCGGAAGACCGGCAAGCCCGGTGAAAATTTAGGGAAAACGACGGGTTGGATACACCGCACCACACTGCTGCGCCACGGCGTCACGCTGCTGGGCGGCGTGGAATATCACCATATTGATGATGAGGGGCTGCACATTATCCACGACCAGCAAATGCGCTGTCTGCCAGTGGATAACATCATTATCTGCGCCGGTCAGGAACCCAACCGCAAACTGTACGACCCCTTATTGGCGGCCGGATGTCACGTTCACCTGATTGGCGGTGCCGATGTGGCACAAGAATTAGACGCACGCCGGGCGATTGATCAGGCTACCCGGCTGGCGTTAACGCTATAA
- a CDS encoding DUF1543 domain-containing protein, which yields MHLYMFYLGGNAGKSNIEVHDIQFVAAEKPEDAWPALREAWFGDPDKVHIDGYARVTWADGYTVTLSDTRPADDNRLFFVNAGAYHPSTLAELHAFDLFVAKSAQEAKSKGLASLLNGALHQHKDNLKDVDDCLLLEKIGGLYIHLTPCASGTPFTPEWQGYQPIGR from the coding sequence GTGCATCTGTATATGTTTTACCTGGGAGGGAACGCGGGAAAGTCCAATATCGAAGTTCACGATATCCAGTTTGTGGCGGCTGAGAAGCCAGAGGATGCGTGGCCCGCGCTTCGGGAAGCGTGGTTTGGCGACCCTGATAAAGTGCATATTGATGGATATGCGCGCGTGACATGGGCTGATGGTTATACCGTTACCCTTTCGGATACGCGACCCGCGGATGACAATCGGCTCTTTTTTGTCAATGCCGGCGCTTACCATCCGTCAACGCTGGCGGAGCTGCATGCGTTCGATTTATTTGTAGCGAAGAGCGCGCAAGAAGCAAAATCGAAAGGATTGGCATCACTCCTCAATGGTGCGCTGCATCAGCATAAAGACAACCTTAAAGATGTTGACGACTGCCTGTTGCTTGAAAAAATCGGCGGTCTGTATATCCATCTGACACCTTGTGCATCCGGCACCCCCTTCACACCGGAATGGCAGGGCTACCAGCCGATCGGTCGCTGA
- a CDS encoding beta-glucoside-specific PTS transporter subunit IIABC — protein MNSKVLAENILRLVGGETNVSTLVHCATRLRFKIVDHGKVDVAALEALEGVITVINASGQLQVVIGNRVPEVYRAFGSISKLLEDGDGKRQTTESEQSTSAMGRLIDLVAGIFTPLLGAMAAAGVLKGALAIVLALGWLNTKESTYVILHAASDSLFYFLPMLLAITAARKFETNIFVAVSIAGALVYPTIQGLFDAGQPVTFFGLPVVMMKYTASVIPIIFSVWLMSYIERFLNRHIHESVRNILTPFFLLVLMVPLTLMTIGPIGISASKLIASVFVSIYEFNPIIAGALMAASWQVLVIFGVHWGFVTVFINDLSVMGHSYLKAASSPSVFAQSGALLGVMVRTKDKKLKALAGSTFIASLFGITEPGVYGVTLKLKKPFICAVIAAAIGGAIVGYAKSSAVSMGMPGLLTLPIFYGEGFVGFLIGCAIAFVASFVLTVIVGFDEPTQPVENAPAPTRSPSTSTPAAPVSHQNANAVPPAQPLKDAPATAEQLGAPVKGELILLEDVDDKVFSSGVVGQGVAILPEEGRIYSPVDGVIASTFTSGHAVGILSQNGAEILIHVGINTVQLEGQHYQMHVAEGDKVKKGQLLLEFDLEAIKSAGYDTVTPVVVTNADEYHIFSPGTTRQLMVGDTIIALA, from the coding sequence ATGAATAGCAAAGTGCTCGCTGAAAATATTCTGAGGTTGGTCGGAGGGGAGACAAACGTTTCTACTCTGGTGCATTGTGCAACACGCTTGCGCTTTAAGATTGTTGATCACGGTAAGGTGGATGTGGCTGCGCTTGAGGCGCTGGAAGGCGTCATTACGGTTATCAACGCATCAGGGCAATTGCAGGTGGTGATCGGGAACCGGGTGCCGGAGGTTTATCGCGCTTTTGGTTCGATCTCCAAACTGCTGGAAGACGGCGACGGAAAACGCCAGACGACTGAAAGCGAGCAATCGACCTCTGCCATGGGACGATTGATCGATCTGGTCGCCGGGATCTTTACCCCATTGCTGGGGGCGATGGCGGCGGCGGGGGTGCTGAAAGGGGCGCTGGCTATCGTCCTGGCGCTCGGGTGGCTGAATACCAAAGAAAGTACTTATGTCATCTTGCATGCGGCATCCGACAGCCTGTTCTATTTTTTGCCGATGCTGTTGGCGATTACCGCTGCGCGTAAATTCGAAACCAATATTTTTGTGGCGGTGTCGATTGCCGGTGCGCTGGTTTACCCGACGATTCAGGGGTTATTTGATGCCGGTCAGCCCGTGACGTTCTTCGGCCTGCCTGTGGTGATGATGAAATACACCGCCTCGGTGATTCCGATTATCTTCAGCGTGTGGCTGATGTCGTATATCGAGCGTTTCCTGAATCGCCATATTCACGAAAGTGTGCGCAATATCCTGACGCCGTTCTTCCTGCTGGTGCTGATGGTGCCGCTAACGCTGATGACCATCGGGCCGATTGGTATCTCAGCCAGTAAGCTCATTGCGTCGGTATTCGTCAGTATCTATGAATTCAACCCGATTATTGCGGGCGCGCTGATGGCGGCGTCATGGCAGGTCTTAGTGATATTTGGCGTCCACTGGGGCTTTGTGACCGTGTTCATCAACGATCTCTCCGTCATGGGGCACAGCTACCTTAAAGCTGCCTCCAGCCCGTCGGTCTTTGCCCAGTCTGGCGCGCTGCTAGGCGTGATGGTGCGCACCAAAGATAAAAAGCTCAAAGCGTTGGCAGGCAGTACCTTTATCGCGTCGCTGTTTGGTATCACGGAACCCGGTGTTTATGGGGTTACGCTGAAGCTGAAGAAACCGTTTATTTGCGCGGTGATCGCTGCTGCCATCGGGGGCGCTATCGTCGGCTATGCGAAAAGCTCGGCGGTTTCTATGGGGATGCCTGGGTTACTGACGTTGCCGATTTTCTACGGCGAAGGCTTTGTCGGGTTCCTCATCGGCTGTGCGATTGCTTTCGTGGCAAGTTTTGTTCTGACGGTTATCGTTGGCTTTGATGAGCCGACGCAGCCTGTTGAGAACGCGCCAGCGCCCACGCGCTCACCTTCTACCTCGACACCTGCTGCACCAGTATCACACCAGAACGCTAATGCTGTGCCACCTGCCCAGCCGCTAAAAGACGCGCCGGCGACGGCTGAACAGCTGGGAGCGCCGGTAAAAGGCGAACTGATCTTGCTGGAAGACGTGGACGATAAGGTGTTCTCATCCGGCGTTGTGGGGCAAGGCGTTGCCATTCTGCCGGAGGAAGGTCGCATCTATTCACCGGTGGACGGCGTTATTGCCAGCACGTTCACCAGCGGCCATGCCGTCGGTATTCTTTCGCAGAACGGTGCGGAGATTCTGATTCATGTCGGTATCAATACGGTGCAGCTGGAAGGTCAGCACTATCAGATGCACGTTGCAGAAGGTGACAAGGTGAAAAAAGGCCAACTGCTGTTGGAGTTCGATCTGGAAGCGATCAAGAGTGCCGGCTACGACACGGTGACGCCGGTGGTGGTAACGAATGCGGATGAATACCACATCTTTAGTCCGGGCACCACACGTCAGTTGATGGTAGGGGATACGATTATCGCGCTGGCGTAA
- a CDS encoding DUF305 domain-containing protein, with amino-acid sequence MKKVHLLLAATLLVPVLSFAADSAHSGHGSAKEASSSQQAYMQGMDAMHTEMMEGLQSSDPDIAFAKGMIAHHRGAIDMAKTELQYGKDPELRKLAEEIIKAQQPEIDQMEAWLKKQGKQ; translated from the coding sequence ATGAAGAAAGTCCATTTGTTATTAGCGGCGACCTTGCTGGTTCCGGTTCTCTCGTTTGCCGCCGACAGCGCGCATAGCGGCCATGGTTCAGCGAAAGAGGCGTCGTCCTCCCAACAGGCGTATATGCAAGGGATGGATGCGATGCATACCGAGATGATGGAAGGGTTGCAATCCAGCGACCCTGATATTGCCTTTGCCAAAGGGATGATTGCGCATCACCGCGGTGCGATTGATATGGCGAAGACGGAATTGCAATACGGTAAAGACCCGGAATTGCGGAAGCTGGCGGAAGAGATTATTAAAGCTCAGCAGCCGGAGATCGACCAGATGGAAGCCTGGCTGAAGAAGCAGGGCAAGCAGTAA